The following nucleotide sequence is from Calonectris borealis chromosome 5, bCalBor7.hap1.2, whole genome shotgun sequence.
TATGCATGTTTGGGGACAGCAAACATTAAAGCCAGCTGGCCCTGCGATCATTGACTTCTACCTGCTCTGCATGGCTACATGTGGACGGAAAAGTTTCATCAGCATTTATCTGCATCCTcagataattttgttttgatcCATGTAATGTTTAACAGAAGCGTAAATGCTTAACGCTGCTCAGCTGTATGACTAAAGGAGCAGCACAGAACAGCCAACAGCCTGACTGTCTTGGAGCACTCTGAGCATCTCACTCTTTTTTCCTGGAAGACTGCATTTGTGCAATCAACCATTCTAGcttatacatttatttaattcAAATGCAGTGGTTTTGTGGCTGGCAAAAGAGAACAATCTGCTCCATCAAGCCTCACCTGACCTACACAAGCACTCCAGGGGACAGCAGCAACTGGTACTCtagtaagaaaaaatacaaattcaaaaccaaagtACTTAACAGCAAACTTTGGCTATATCCAAAACGAGCATGCAGAGTTCAGCtgtattctgggaaaaaaaaacaaaaaaaaaaaaccaaaaaacaacaacaacaacaacaacaaaaaacaaacaaaaaaaaaaacaaaagagccGAGGCTGTAGTTACTGTGCAGGGAACCTAGCTGCGTGACCAAGGCCATGAGTCCCAGTAGATAAAGTACCTCTGaaagcagcacagctggggactGGGAACAGCCGTGCTTACACTGTTTTACTTACACAGCTCCTTGGCTCTTCAAGATCCAGGGAATTGTGCTGCCCCTTCCTGAGCGGACGGTAACAAGTCCTGCAAGGTGCAGCAGAGGCATAGAGGGACTGAGCAGGCATTCTCCTGGCTGGCTGATCAACCCATGCATCCAAACAGTTCATCCAGCCATGAATGCTGGTCAGCCAGCTTCACAGCACTTATCTTCCTTTGGAACAATCCCAGGAAATTGAAATACATCTTTACAAGAAGGCTGAGACTTATTGTTTGAGATAGCCTTGATTTGTTACTGGGTTGCTCTTTTCTGTTACTTGCTATTCTTTGAGACAGTTGGGACTATGCCTTGGTTTActgtttatatatgttacaacaGTTGCATTTGTTCAGTATCGTGTTTGGGTACTTGCATATTTTATACAGTTTTTTCAAGTGCTAAAGTCTACACTAAGTACTTTTCAGATCTTGATATACTACGTGGTCCTTATCAGAAATACAGAGAGAATTATTAGGTTGTGAGGAGACACCGTGTCTGAAAGATTATAAGACTACCATTCAATATACAGCTAAAATTCACCATTCTTACATGAATGAATGAGGTACTCCCTTTATTAATGAGGCCAAGAGGACTCATTGGCTTCTGAATAGTGACCAGTGGGGTCTCTACTGTgtagaaataaaaagatgagaTGAGATGTTGACACTTAAGTAGAGTCCAGTAGGCTGGGTAGCATGGCTGAGCACAAGTGGtgctccctgcagctccctcgCCCTGACCCTGGCCTTCAGAGCTTAGTGCTGGGTAAAATCGCATGTCTCCAGATGAACAGTTATCTCCATCTCAGGCAGCGTATAGGGCAAAGTAGCTGCCCGTGGCACAAAAACCTCACTTCCAATGATTATTTGTTTAGGAGTTGCATACCCTTTGGGATTTAACACTCCACCCTACTGACCGGCTGACCCCCATGGTCTTTGCTCTCTGTTTGAAGTAGATGTATGTGGACACATGGATACGATGTCCAAGAAAACTAGCTTCATCAGCATTCAGCTTTGTCCTTCTAGGTAATATGTATTTGAAGCCATGTAATGTTtaacagaggaaaacagcagTATGAGTAGAACAGCAAGAAACAGCACAACCTATATGAGAGCAAGACCCTTCTGAATGTAATGTAAGTACCCAGTTATCTTTACCTTAACAATTTTGATGCAGCTGTATGGCATTTAGCTAGTGAGTCATGAAGCACATCTGCTTTCAAGGGTGAAACATGGTTTCTAAGCATTCAAATGACAGCAAAACTTAATTTCAAGAAATACTGAATAGCAAATTGTGGGGATACATTATAGCAGCTCCACAGAGTATAACTCTGCTCTGAATATTTATCCCAATAGCTCTTTCACATTTAGACGAAGTCTGTTTCGTTAACAAGGGGAAGTATTCTGACTTCCCAACTGCCAGTCTTATTTTTATCATTACTAATGTTCCCTAAAGCTTACAGCCAGATAACCGAAACTGAGGTGAATGAGCAGGCTTATTTACACCAACATGGTCCAGACAGGATTCACAAATTGATTTTGCTATGCCAACCTACCCTGTTAGTCCTGATTTACTCAGATCTCACAAAGCAAAGCTGCGGAAGGACAAGCTAGCTCCTTTTCACCCAACTCTTAGTGGTCAGAGTGCTTACACAGGGTGGGGGAAATACCAATAAACATCTCATCTGCTCTGCTGAACCCGTGTCTCTGAGTTGACTGGGGAGTGAGCAGGTAACTCATGTGATCTTCTTCCCCAAAGACATTCTGCTTCAAGTAGGACATTGAGTGAAGGCTATTTGGAGTTGCTTTTCTCGTCATTAGTACAACTTTTAATTGGAATAGCTCTTGCCTGTTTTCTGACAGGTTAAACATCCCAGACACTACAAATCATCCCAACATGTTCTTGGTTTAACCTGTAAAAGAGAAagctataaacaaacaaacaaaaatggcCACACTTATCAGAAACGGCCAAGATGCCGCCATCCATATCCTTTGCTGAGTGCTACTCTGGCCACGGGGCTATTTGCCTTATGAAAGGAGGCTTTCCTGCTGATACAAAGTTTGGAAAGACAGGAGGGTCCAAGCCCACACCAGTGACCTCACCCTCCCATGACCGGGATGGGGGGCGTACACACAGAGAGGAATCCATCTGGAAGACATGCATCACATGAGTGgttgtttaaaataaagcaacataTTCTGATCTAATCAGGTATTGAAGCAGAAAATTTTTACCAGCTCTCTTGTGATTAGTCACTTTGTATATTAAAGAGTCAGGAATGAGAGGAAGAATACCACTTTTGAGTGCTGCAATCTCTGGAGCATTGTTTTCCATTGACATAGCACTGTCATTTGACGTAAGCCTCATTCAATCACTAATAGCATAATAATCCTGAGAGTTCTCAGAGATAAACATAAAAGAATTAAGAGTTGCTCCTGATGTCCTGCCTCACCATAAAATGGATTTACACAGAGACCAAATAAAAAAAGCGCCTTTTCACTTGTTCTCTCCCTCtgactcttatttttctttaatactcACATGTTTCTTTCCAGTAACAAGTGACTTTTGTAGCTGGACTAAAGCAGAACTGAAGTAGGCAGCAATGGATAGGAATTACAGATAAACTCAGAAGcacaaggatttaaaaaacagttcCATAGTAAAGGACCAGGTCAGGAGATAACAGTGATTACCAGATAGCTGTTGAAGGTAGTAgcagatagaaataaaagaagagatGTTGACACAGCTGACCTCCAGCATCCAAGACTATTTCGTTCTTTGTCCACACAGTAGCGGCGAAGGATGATGAAGGCCACCCTCCTGCTGTGCTTGCTGGTGGCCATGCTTCACCTCACTGTCCAGAGCCTGACCCAGACTGACCACCACAATGACAAGCCCAAGGCAAATgacccccaggagcagcatcTCCATGAGGGAGATTCTTTTGAGTCCTGCCAACAGATAGTCCCCAGCAATACAGACTTTGCCTTCCGGTTTTACAGGCAAGCAACCACCCAAGAACCTGGCAagaaccttttcttttccccagtcaGCATTTCCACTGCCTTTGCCCTGCTGGCCCTGGGCTCCAGAGCCACCAGCCAGACTCAAGTGCTGGAAGGGCTGGCCTTTAACCTCACCGACACCCGGGAGGAGGAGATACACGATGGCTTTCGTCATCTCCTCCTCTTGCTGAACCGCCCTGGCAGCCAGGTGCAACTGAGCATGGGGAACGCCCTGTTCATAGACAAACACCTGAAGccactgaaaacatttctgaaggaCATAAAAAAACTGTACAAAGGAAAAGTTGTTTCTAGTAACTTCCAGAATTCCACTGAAGCTAAAAAAGAGATCAATGatcatataaaaaataaaacccatggGAATATAAACCAAATACTTAAAGACCTCAATCCAAACACTTTAATGGTAATCGTTAACTACATTTATTTCAAAGGTAAGTTACATAGGTGTTACTTACTGCAGTACCTCAGTTTCACCTGCACTAAAACAAATATCCCAggttatttctgaattatttttaaaagaagggcCAGTGTTTATATTAGGGTATTATGATAAGGAACATTGAAAGTTCTCACACTTTGAAATCTCTTCCACATCTAAATTTTTCTAGCATATGTTTAGATTCCTAAGcataaaagtttatttatttgcGATCTTCAAGTTTTAGGGAATTGCCAGAGCACAACAGATTGATGCAtttgtaaatttttctttttgtcagacTTTATctacttattatttaaaaaattacaatgttTTCACATGCTGCAtgaagtagaaaaataatttccaaagatGCAGATTAACAAAAATTGCCAAACACTTTAATTTACTTACAGGACATGCCTATTAAATGGGTAGGTACCTCTGGAGTTGGAGTCTAAATGTTCTACAGCTTGTCATCACATTATACATATCCCAAGAGGCACTTGCAAAAGCACTGCTTTGGCAATGATTAACTTCCTCGTGATATATCCATTTGTAGCAGCGTGCAGGACATACATGGAATTTACCACCCAGAAAGGGATGTTTGCAAATAGATGAACTTTcagcaaaacagattttatttcaagTACTTTATTAAATTTGGGTACCCTAGTCTCGGGTACCTTACTCTCAGGTACCCTAATCTGAGGCATTTCTTTATGTACcagcatatattttttttactgggggggcagggaggaaagctCAAACGTATAAAGTAATCAGAGTACAGTGGAGTTTACATTCCATTATTtattcttcaattttattttatttctattcaatattaaaaaaagagaacatactTACAGAATGGCAAGCTGTGATCCCTGTGTATTTGTTCAGTGAATGACCtgatttaatacaaaataaaatatcagttgAATAAACatcaagagaaaacaattttgaagATTTAAGCCCCTGAAGCCCTATTCCATTTACCGTAATGCAGTTATGAGCGGGCCCAAAAGTTCGGGTTGTTCTTGCATGTAAGCTTTTCCTTAGTGCTACAAGATGAAGAACATATGAAAAAGCACGGAAGGTGCTCAACATGCTACCTTTTAAAAGGCAGACATCTGCTGTGGAACTTGCTTTACCAGCAATATTCTGAAACCAAAAAGTAACTCGTTGGATCCTggtcagctttcattttcttcaaataaaaaagtaaggTAATATGATGAAGTTACTTTAATTTATCTGACTTAGAAAGGTGTTGTACAAATCCATATGAAATTTAACCTGGGATATTTAGTTTTTACTGAACACAGTACAGCAAAAATGACAGGGAACAAGATCTTTAATAAACTTGGAATACCTTTGATCTTCAAGCATGAGTGTAAATCTTCAGATATGGGTTTATCTGGTGTACATTAGTCTGGACTATATTAATATATCTTCCTTGAAATAAATGTTCAATTGCATactttctcttttggttttaagCCTACTGGGAAAATCCTTTCAATATTAAGGGGACTCACAAGGATTATTTCCATGTGAATGCGAAGACCTCAGTTGAAGTGAAGATGATGACTCGAGATGGATTTTATAAAACATACTCTGACAGGGAGCTGTCTTGCGAAGTGGTGCAGATACCTTACAAGGGAGATGCTGCAGCATTGTTTATCCTGCccaatgaaggaaaaatgaaacagttgGAAGATGCCCTGACAAAAGACACTGTGTCTAAATGGGAAAAATCACTTGAAAGACGGTAAATATAGAATTCTGTTTTGATGATTCAAGGTAATCAGAATCCAAAGTCTGAATACTATGATCAGGTTTTACAGTTACTAGCCTTTGCTGTTGATTGGAGATTTAAGCAATGGAATAGATATAAAGGGACAGACCAAATGATTTGATGATTTGATACTTTCAGCAAAAATTAGAATCAGCGTTGCCCTGTGATGAGGGAAG
It contains:
- the LOC142082758 gene encoding alpha-1-antitrypsin-like, translating into MMKATLLLCLLVAMLHLTVQSLTQTDHHNDKPKANDPQEQHLHEGDSFESCQQIVPSNTDFAFRFYRQATTQEPGKNLFFSPVSISTAFALLALGSRATSQTQVLEGLAFNLTDTREEEIHDGFRHLLLLLNRPGSQVQLSMGNALFIDKHLKPLKTFLKDIKKLYKGKVVSSNFQNSTEAKKEINDHIKNKTHGNINQILKDLNPNTLMVIVNYIYFKAYWENPFNIKGTHKDYFHVNAKTSVEVKMMTRDGFYKTYSDRELSCEVVQIPYKGDAAALFILPNEGKMKQLEDALTKDTVSKWEKSLERRRIEVYIPKLSISGTYDLKKMFMNLGVTDVFSDEADLSGITGKPDVKVSQAAHKALLKIHENGTEAAAVTGTDFLPHSVPPVVKFNRPFLLLIVDQYTQSILFMGKIVNPTEK